From a region of the Coprococcus comes ATCC 27758 genome:
- a CDS encoding AfsR/SARP family transcriptional regulator, with translation MYSELTKMEEKRIVIRTFGYFDIFVDGETIPFSCKKAKELLALLVDRRGGFVTTGDAISYLWEDECTEKRIKDKFRKVVKELRRTLNAYGIERVLHRVNQESRIRTEHVECDLYDYLEDEEKHKKLFKGVYMTNYSWAENTLGTLLNQKE, from the coding sequence ATGTATAGTGAGTTGACAAAGATGGAAGAGAAAAGGATTGTAATCCGCACATTCGGTTATTTTGATATTTTTGTGGATGGGGAAACGATCCCTTTTTCATGTAAGAAAGCCAAAGAACTGTTGGCACTTCTGGTTGACAGAAGAGGAGGATTTGTGACGACGGGGGATGCGATCAGTTATTTATGGGAGGATGAATGTACAGAAAAAAGAATAAAAGATAAATTCCGCAAAGTGGTAAAAGAACTTCGGAGAACGTTAAATGCATACGGAATCGAAAGAGTCCTGCACCGGGTAAATCAGGAGAGCCGTATCCGCACAGAGCATGTGGAGTGTGATCTGTATGACTACCTGGAGGATGAGGAAAAACATAAAAAGCTGTTCAAAGGAGTGTATATGACGAATTACAGCTGGGCGGAAAACACTTTGGGAACGTTGTTGAATCAAAAAGAATAA
- a CDS encoding NUDIX hydrolase, with protein sequence MVKLSTLCYIEQDGKYLMLHRTVKENDINKDKWIGVGGHFEKGESPEECLLREVWEETGYTLTSWRYRGIVTFVYGEDVVEYMSLYTADGFTGTPIACDEGELEWVEKSKIGELELWEGDRIFFELLENEQPFFSLKLVYNTDDVLEYAALDGKEMKDFRRREC encoded by the coding sequence ATGGTAAAATTAAGCACACTTTGTTATATTGAACAGGATGGAAAATATCTGATGCTTCACCGGACTGTCAAAGAAAATGATATCAATAAAGACAAGTGGATCGGAGTAGGCGGTCATTTTGAAAAAGGGGAAAGCCCGGAGGAATGTCTTCTTCGTGAGGTATGGGAAGAGACGGGATACACGCTGACATCCTGGAGATATCGTGGGATTGTAACCTTTGTATATGGCGAAGACGTAGTAGAATATATGTCGCTTTATACGGCAGATGGTTTTACAGGAACGCCGATTGCGTGTGATGAAGGAGAACTGGAATGGGTAGAAAAGTCTAAGATCGGAGAACTGGAATTGTGGGAAGGGGATCGGATCTTTTTTGAACTCCTTGAAAATGAGCAGCCGTTTTTCTCATTAAAGCTTGTATATAACACAGATGATGTTCTGGAATATGCAGCGTTAGATGGAAAAGAGATGAAAGATTTCAGAAGAAGAGAATGTTAA